The genomic stretch AATAGTATTGCGCTTGGGTAAAGGAAAATTTTCTCTTTACTCTTCTTAAGTCTAATGGCGTCAGCAATAAATACTATAGCCCGGCTATTGAGATTGGCTGAAGGTGAACAATCCGCCTTTGCTCTGAGCTCGAACAAAAGCGTTGATTAATACATCGTACCTAACTTTGGCGAATCTCAAAACCGCGCGACAAATTCCAATACTGAGAAATCAATTGCGCAAGTCCGAAGCCCGATCAGGACCCGTCGCATCGCATTGTTTTCCTGGTAGAATGGAGCAGTTCTGAAAAAAGTGACATTTTCTAGCTGGATAAGGTTCACCCATGCTGCCTGATAGAACACATCAAATCTTTGTGCCCTATCTTGTGCTCGCCTTGATTTCTTCCTTCTCTTGTAGCATTGACACCACAATCAGGGGAGTTATCGGACTTCCTCTAGAAAATGATCTTCTTAATTCGACCATTTCATTTTCAGGCTCGGCCATTGCCGACAACACATTCCAGGTAGAGGTCACTGTTCTGCTCAAAAACTCAAATGGATCATCTATTGTCGGATCTCATCTAAACCTGGAAATTGAAAGTGGAGATGGAGTCACAGTGCTTGGGTCCGTACTCCGATTCAGACATCAATGGAAGGTCTTTATGCGTTATCACTACTTATGTACCAGGTACAAAGACCATACGAGTATTCGGTATTAATCCCTCAGTCATGCTTCGAAACTCGATTGAGTTTGTACCCCTTTTAACTGTTGGCCCCGTCTATCTAGCCAACAAGGACTGAAATACCTATGTCAAAGACGCTGGACCTCGTCTAGACGAGTATTCTCAGTTAGATGTCACATGTGCGACGGGAGCGAGACTGGTCCCTACACTTGTATTCATGGAGGCGAGAAACGCAAGGTAACAGTCACGGGTCATAGCAGTTGTTTGGATCTCAATCTTGCTGAATTGCTAGGAGCGTTTGACTGAGAATATAAGGTAAAATTAGGAGTTGCTACTTTCTTTACCAAGGCCTTGAAATCTAGCCATGGTTTGAAGAATCTGATCAGCGCCTCAGCTTGGAAAACCAATTCTGTGTCCGTCTACAAGGGAGCCAAATTGGTAGGTCAGAGTCTACCAGCTATTTGGGACTGGACTAACACCATGGGAGCAGCCCTAACTGTGTTATTTGGGATTTTTCGCTTAAGACGGCAGATAGTGTTTTAAAAAATACATCCGGAGCGGGGAATTCCTCCCTCGAAAACCAAGCTTTTATTCAGTGAAAGACCTGTCCATCTCCTGTGCATGGAAACAGGGCTATTTCGGATTCCCAACAGCGGGACTATTATCCATATATCAACGTTTTCGAAGACAATTTGGCGGCTGGCGGAAACGACAATGGAATCTGCGAGTCAGGAGAACAGTGCTACAATCAGTTTTTAGTAAACGCCATTGAGATTTTTGGCGACCGCGTTGGAGATGAGGATGGTCTATGCGAAAACGGGGAGGCCTGTGTCTATTCACCCAACTTCGGAGTTGATCAGGGATTGGGAGAGATAGATTTGTCAGGAACCTGTGTCTTTCAGAATGGGCTTGTCCAAGATGTTCTTTTATATCGCAGGATATAAGAAGAGTATTATATACGATCAGAACAAACTCATATTTCTTTACGAAATGAATTGTAGCTGGCAGCATTTATATTTGTGAATATTTTAGTCAGAATTCTTAATTCAATTATCATTCCTGTTGTTGCTATTTTTCTTTTAGAATTCGTGACTATTTCCTCTTTTTCGGAGGAATCAAGTAAGACAAAGCAGATCTTTCAAAGACTTCCTGAAGGCCATCTGAGCCTCGACTTTGTACTGGCCAAGTCTTTGGCTAGTTCAGATAGTTTCAAGTCCATTCAAGCACAAAAGGAATCCATCGAGGCCAGTGCTCTTGAATCTCGAGCGGGACTTGATACTCATGCATTTGTTACGACCAGCTACTACAAGAATGACAACGATGAAGCCTCCATTTTTGAACCAAAATCTTCAAGAACTTATTCCCTCGGAGTTTCTAAGCTCTTTGCAACGGGAACAAAGCTGGGTCTAGAATGGGGAGACTCTCAGTCCTCACTTCAGAGTCAGAATACCTTCCAGAATCCGAATGGTTCATTGGCAAAATTTACTTTCAAACAGTCCCTATGGAGGGATTCTTTTGGGTATTTGACTCGGCGGAATTTAGAATCAGGCGTGTTTACGTCCCAGGCTAGCCTCAGTATGATGAAAAGCTCAGTCGAGAATTGGGCCCTAGGTCTAGTAAACATGTATTACGGTGCGCTCCTTGCGCGTTCAAGGCTTTTGAGTTCAAAAACGAATTTTGAAAGTAGAAAAAGGCTGCTCGAGGTCACTCGAGCAAAACTGAGCCGCGGGACGGCCGAGCGTCCCGATTTCCTCCAAGTTGAAAGTGCTTTGCTGCAAACAAAAGCAAATTTTCAACAGGCTGCCAATGAGCTGCAACAGACTTGGCGCGAACTCGCTGTCAGCTTGAAGCTAGACGAAAAATGGATTGAGATTGCGGCCGAAGAAATCCCCTTGTCCTTTGATAAACCATATGAATCGGCCTTACTGCTATGTGCCGACAAGACGATAGAGGCTTCATCTCTTGAGAGGTCTATTGAGGTCCAGAGTTGGAAGAATAAACTTCAGGCGAGCGAAGCACTTCACAGAGCAGCACAAAACGCTTATTCACCTCAGTTAGATTTGGAAGGCGAAATTGGCGGCTCTGGTGCACTGGGTACTGCATCAGAGAGGGCGGAGAGCTCAATTAACGGAAGCAATCCCACATGGAAGATCGGGCTAAAACTGGAGCTACCTTTGGAATGGAGCCTTGAAAAAGCGCAGATTCAAAGGCGTGCAACCCAGCAGATATACGATCAAGCGATGTATGACATGGCTCAATCAAATCATCGGACGAGCTGGGTGAATAGCTGTTTAAAATTGAAAGTTCTGCTCGAAAGCAAATCTGATCTAGAAAAGGCAAACTTAATCCTGTCAGAAAGAGTATTGCTCGAGGAGAGACGATTTCAGATAGGATTGACAAACACTTTTAATGTGATTTTGGCTGGCGATGATAAGTCAAATTCAGATCTCATCTTGAATCAGACATCTGTGGCTCTTAATCAAACGGCTTGGCAGATCCTCAAGTTGAACGGAATGATTGAGTCTCATTTAAATGAAGTCATCCGAAAATATGGTAATTTTGAATTGAGTGAGATTCCATAGAATGAAAAACACACATAGGCTGGACGGTTAAACGTATCCGTTCATTGACCGTGAATGACTACTTCGAAATTTTGTGTGTAGTTCCATGGCATCCAGTTATCAGGGTTGGACCTGACCAGTTCAAAGTTTTTTTGAATGGACACCATATAGTCAAAAGCGTTGGCCTCACTGATGTCACAAGTTTTTATAACTGAGAGAAGAATGTCGCCCACGAAGGCCCCGTATTCACTTTTAAAGAAGAGGAAGTTTTTCGGTTTAGAAGGGGTAGGAGCTGTTGCTCGAGGATATTGTTGTCGATGGGGCCCTGGGTGCGGAGAAATGCGGTGAGCCCCTTCCAATGCTTCTGCATGTATTTGACGCCGGCTCCTAGTTTTGAATTGGGCCAGCGAGTTTGTTGGGAAAACTTGTCAACCAGGTTTTGAGTTCCCCATCGGCTGGGCACTTTTCTGGTGGTATTGGAGGCGCTCGGGGGATAAATCACATCTTACAGTGCCGTTCGTTTGCATAGACCTGGAAATAAGGCCCAGCACAAATTCGCTTTCTTTAAAGTCCTGCTCGATATCCTTAAATTGCCTCCGACCGTGGGTGAGACACAGGTATTTCAATATCTCCTGGGCTCGGTCTTTGATATTATTCATATTCAGAGCATCTGACATGATGGCAATGGGACCCTGACTTTGCCGCCGAGTCAGGAGCTCTTCCAAATTCCTCCACTGTATTCCTTCCGGTAAAATATAGAATGATTTTCCCCTGGAGTTTCAGAAAAGAATGCCGGTGTGCCGGTTCTGTTTTGGTATTTGGGTCCGGTCTCCCCATGAGGGAGAGAACCTGGCCTTGGTGTCATCAATATAGAACAACGCTCCCTCCGAAGCCTTGACCATGACCTTCCAAACCAGAATCATCGGTTGGCCGGTTTTCCGTCTGAGTCCAGAGTGTTGATCGAGCCACAGGGAGCCCGAGCTTTTCTTGTAACTTTTCAAGACGGTAAAATGGCAGAGAGGACTTATAGTGAAGAATGGCTATCATGGCTTTGGCTTGTGCGTCGAATTTTCCCCCCTTTTCCGATAAACTCAGCCTCAAATATTTTGCACGGTTACACGAGTTTCGGGTCTGTGACGCTCCTGAAAGTGGCGGTTGCCGTCACGCGCACATAATGCCTGGATTCCGTTGTACCCCCTTTTTGACAGTCGACAAGGGTCCTTCCTTTAATTCTGACCTCATGGGTAATGTCGTGGCCATGGCCTGCCGGTTCCCGAGCAGGCTTTTTCTCCTGAGGGTCTTTTGTTGAACTTCGATTGCTTTCCAAAATCGCGCGTGGTGGCACTTTGTCCCACCACTATCAATCAAGGCTCGAGAGATGATTAACTTCGAGTTTCCGTGCTATCGATGATCTATTGGAAAAAGAGCTCCACCGGTCCTACTCAAGGCCCCAAAATCCACAGCCCTAAATGTGAGGACGGACTGATTGAATCACAGAATCAATCGTCAAATCAGAAAGTCGTAAAACACTCGGTGCCTCACTTAGATCGGGGAAACTTAATAAAGGGCCCAGAATTCTTGCAGAAAATCTGAAGTCATTGGTTACCGCCTTTGAAAGTGTCAATCGGCGGATTTTACTTAAAAAAATATCAGATTCCATTCACGGTCAGTGAACGGATACGGTTAAACTGGCCATCGCTTAGGGGCGCCAAGTGTGTGGGCGCCAAAGATATCAGAATCAAAGTGATTCTGACAATTTACAGTAGGCAGGGTAGAGCTGATGAATAGACTCATTGAATTCTTTGTAAAGCAAAAAATGTTCAGTGACCTCATTATTGTGTTTGTTATTGTTGTTGGTGTTGCCTGTCTCCTTTTGATGAGACGTGAGGCCTTTCCCGAATATAAAATTTGATATTGTTATGGTTAGCACAATCTTCCCTGGAGCTTCTCCAGATGAAGTCGAAAGACTCATTACAAATCCGCTTGAAATGGAATTAAAAGAAGTAGAGGGGATTAAGAAAATCAATTCGGTGTCAATGGCGAGTACGAGTAACATTATTTTACAGCTCGATCCCGACCAAACAACAGATATGGAAGCAAAGGCCGATATTCAAGACGTGATCGATCGTTTTAAAGATTTGCCCTCTCAGTCTGAGCGTCCTGTTGTGAGTTCTCTTGACGGGGGATCCTATCCGATTATTCAAGTATCCCTTACGGGGCCTCTTACGCCCATCGATTTGAGAAAGTATGCCCGAGAAATCGAGCGGGATTTGGAGAGTTTACCGGACGTGGCAAAAGTGACGCCTACTGGGATGCAGGATCTCGAGATTCACGTCGAGACGGATTTGCGAAAATTGTCTGAATACCGAATCTCCTTTGAGGAAGTAATTGGGGCGTTAAAGAGTCAAAACGTCTCAGTCCCGGCTGGCAGTATCGTGAACTCCATGGGAGAGGAAATTCTGATTCGGACGGTCGGTGACTACGATACAGTAGAGAGTGTTGAAAGAACTGTGGTTAGGGCAAATGATTTGGCTCATCCCATTCGGATTAAGGATCTCGCTCAGGTTGGTTTTAAATTGAAGACCAACGATAGATTTTTTCGAACAAATGGCAAAGATGCGATCAATTTGACAGTTCTGAAAAAATCAAACGCAGACAGCATCCACCTCGTAGAAGCCATAAAAGAAAAGGTGAGTGAACTTGAGTTGAAGTATAAAGGAACATTGAACTTCAGGCTGCTGGATGATGAATCTGTCTGGATTAAAATGCGCCTCAATACTCTTTCGGGGAATCTCTTGATTGGGTTGGTTTTGGTTTTGCTTATTCTCTCTCTTTTACTTCCACCCTCCATTGCAATCTTAGTTGCCGTTGGAATACCCTTTTCATTTCTTGGTACGATGATTGTATTTTATCAAATGGGCTACAGTCTAAATCTTCTATCAATGCTTGGTTTAATTATTGTCGTTGGCATGTTGGTTGATGACGCCGTTGTCGTCACTGAAAACTCAATGAGACTTCTGGAAGAAGGATATTCACCGGAAGAAGCGGCGATCAAAGGCGCCCAACAAGTGGTTGGCGCCGTGTTTGGCTCTGTGATGACAACGGTCCTTGCCTTTATGCCACTTGTGTTTATGTCAGGAATTTTTGGAAAATTTGTCAAATTCATACCAGTTGGAGTGATTGTCGCGCTTTTAATTAGTCTCCTTCAGGCCTATTTCATTCTGCCAAACCACTTTGCCCGATGGGCCTATCGACCACAAGATAAAAAGCGCAAAAATATTTTCGAGAAAATATATGAAAAAATGGATCGTCACTGGAGCACAAAGGTGGCGCCTGTCTACGCTCAAATAGTCACCGTATGTATTCGATTTAGGTATCGAGTTTTGGCTGGTGTAGCAATCTTGTTTTTGATCAGCCTATTTACCGCCTCGAAGTTAAAATTTGTGCTTTTTCCGTCTGAGGGCATTGAGATTTTTTTCATAACAGCAGAGGCTCCTCTTGGAACTGAATTAAAAAAGACATCTGAACTGATAAAGCCAGTCGAAAGCAAATTGAGAGAGTTACCTTCTAATGAGGTTGAGAATTTTACAGCTCAAATCGGTTTGCAAATGAAGGATCCAGGTGATCCGAACACAAAATATGGATCACATTTTGGGATGCTTGTAGTTTATTTGACTCCAACTGGCTCACGACAGAGATCAGCCAGTGATATCGTTGAAGATCTCAGAATAGAAACGAAAGATATAAAAGGAATTAAGCTAGGTTTTGAAAAGGTGACGCCGGGACCGCCCGTAGGTAAGGCAGTGAGTGTTGGTGTGAGTGGATTGGAGTATTCTGAAATCCTTAGACTCGCAGAACTTATAAAGACCGATCTCTCAAGAGTGAAGGGGGTCACAGATCTTGAGCTTAATTATCAACCTGGAAACAAGGAAATTCTGATCAATGTCATACCGTCGGAGGCGGCAGCGGCTGGTTTGACGGTCGCGGGTGTAGGTATGTCAGTTAGGGCCGCTTACGAAGGAATTGTCTCGACTTCCATCAAGAAACTCGATGAAGAAATAGACATCAGAGTTTCGTTGCCGGACAAGGATGCCAATGATCCCTCGATGATGTCTAGACTGTTGGTTTCAAATGCGAGAGGAGGTTTAATCCCTTTAGGGCGAGTGGCTCAATTCAAGGAAGGGCAAGGCATAGCGGCATACGTGCATGAAAAAAATCAGCGAGAAGTCAAAGTGCTAGGGGAAGTCGACTCCGAGGTGACCGATGCCACGAAGGTGGCTGAAATAGTAAAGAGCAAAATTTCTGATTATAAGAAAATGTTTCCTGGCCTTGGTGTTTCTATCGGCGGCGAGAACGCGGACACTGAAGAGAGCATGAAATCTCTCTTCAGAACCTTTGGATTGGCAATTATTGGAATATTCATTATATTGGTTCTGACATTTCAAAGACTGAGTCAGCCTCTATTGGTTGGACTGACAATTCCTATCGGAGTGATGTCTGTGATCTATGCTTTCTTTATTCACAACAAGCCACTCTCATTCATGGGTCTTTTAGGAATTGTGGCTCTTGCGGGAGTTATTGTAAATAATGCGATCGTGTTAATGGATTTCGTCAATATCTTGAGAGCTGAAGGGAAGGAGAAATTAGAGAGCATCATTTTGGCCTCAAAAATGCGATTGCGACCTATATTTTTGACAACTGTGACGACGGTGGCTGGAGTGTTACCTACGGCCTACGGAATTGGTGGCACCGATGATTTTGTGAAACCGATCGCATTGGCCCTAGGCTGGGGGCTCTTGTTGGGATCTGTTTTGGTCTTGGTGAGCTTTCCATCTATGATTGCGGTCCTGGATGATGTCCACGAGCTCGGATCTCGATTTAGGAGTTGGCGCCACAGGGGTCAATAGCCTCTATGACCAATTGGGAGGAACTCCTCCTTTCAGGTTATACGTTGCGTTACTTGGCATTACTCCAGGAAATTATTCAGGAAATTTTTGACAAGCCGACCGCTGTGAAGCTAAGAACAGCAACTCCAAATAAAAGAATGTTCTAACCGACATAAGAGGACGATATGAAGTTAACATGGAAACCCCTATTTCTGTTTGCTGTTGCGGTCTTTGCTTTGGGCTCAACAGGTCGTGCATTTGGTTCAGAGGCCGATTTGATTTTGCCGAATTTAGACGTTCATTTTCCCTTAATGGGAAACCTCGGGGGAACACAGATTTTGGTGTTCGGTATTTTGGTTGCGGTTTTTGGTATTATTTTTGGTCTTAGGGAGTTCTTCCGTATTAGAAACTTGCCTGTTCATAGGTCAATGCTTGAAGTTTCAAATTTAATTTATGAGACCTGTAAAACTTATTTGTTTGAGCAGGGAAAGCTACTTGTAGTTCTTGAAGCCTGCATTGGAGTATGTATTATCGGTTACTTCGGTTTTTTGATGGAAGTTGGATTTGAGCGGGTGGCTCTCATACTTCTTTGGTCGGTCTTGGGGATTCTCGGTTCTCTTTTTGTAGCTTGGTTTGGAATTCGACTCAACACCTACGCAAACAGCCGGACCAGTTTTTCTTCTTTGGCTGGCAAACCCTATCCTGTGATGGATATCCCCCTTCGTGCAGGTATGTCGATCGGGGTGGTTTTGATTTGTGTTGAGCTGATTCTCATGATCTTGATTTTACTTTTGGTTTCACCAGAGGCCGCGGGTTCCTGCTTTATTGGATTCGCGATCGGTGAGTCTCTTGGTGCCTCGGCTTTGCGGGTTTGCGGAGGAATTTTCACAAAAATTGCAGATATCGGGTCAGATCTGATGAAGATCGTATTCAAGATCAAGGAGGATGATGCAAGAAATCCTGGTGTGATAGCTGATTGCGTGGGCGACAACGCAGGGGATTCAGTAGGTCCAACAGCGGACGGTTTTGAGACATACGGTGTTACTGGCGTAGCTCTTATTTCGTTTATTATTCTCGCCGTCGGAATGCAAATGAGTCCTGAAGGCGCGCGCGTTCTGATGGGTGATGGACAGACATTGCAAGCTAAATTTATTGTGTGGATTTTCGCGATGCGGGTTCTCATGATTCTCACATCAATAGGCTCCTATTGGGTTACCATGGCCATCTCTAAAGCCAAATACTATCAATCTAAGCATTTTGATTTTGAAGCCCCCCTAACGGCGCTTGTATGGGTGACGTCGCTCCTTTCAATTGGAGTTACTTATGGAGTGAGCTACTTGATGTTGGGCCAGCTTGCCGATGAACTCTGGTGGAAGCTTTCTACGATCATCAGTTGCGGAACTCTTGCCGCGGCGGTGATCCCCGAGGTAACGAAGATATTTACTTCCTCTAAGTCTAAGCATGTTGCGGAAGTCGTTGAGGCTTCAAAAGAGGGCGGAGCGAGCCTTAACGTACTGAGCGGCATTGTGGCGGGTAATTTTTCAGCTTTTTGGAAAGGTCTTGTCATTGTTGCTTTGATGTTTGTGGCCTATCTGACAAGTACGATGGGGCTTTCTCAGTTCATGATTCATCCGGCAGTATTTGCCTTTGGTTTGGTGGCCTTTGGTATGTTGGGGATGGGTCCTGTGACAATTGCGGTGGACTCTTACGGTCCTGTGACTGACAACGCTCAATCTGTATTTGAACTTTCTCAAATCGAACAGATTCCTGGAATATCCAAAGAGATCGAGAAGGATTTTGGATTCGTACCTGACTTTGAGCAGGGCAAATTGTACCTTGAAGAAAATGATTCAGCAGGGAATACGTTCAAGGCCACAGCCAAGCCTGTATTGATTGGAACTGCTGTCATCGGTGCCACAACCATGATCTTTTCTATTATACTGATGTTGAATCTCAAACTGGATCTTCTTGATCCTTTGGTTCTCCTTGGTTTGATCAGCGGTGGGTCTGTTGTGTATTGGTTTTGTGGAGCTTCCACCCAAGCAGTTGTTACTGGCGCCTATCGAGCTGTGGAATTTATCAAAAAGAACATT from Bdellovibrionales bacterium encodes the following:
- a CDS encoding TolC family protein; translation: MNILVRILNSIIIPVVAIFLLEFVTISSFSEESSKTKQIFQRLPEGHLSLDFVLAKSLASSDSFKSIQAQKESIEASALESRAGLDTHAFVTTSYYKNDNDEASIFEPKSSRTYSLGVSKLFATGTKLGLEWGDSQSSLQSQNTFQNPNGSLAKFTFKQSLWRDSFGYLTRRNLESGVFTSQASLSMMKSSVENWALGLVNMYYGALLARSRLLSSKTNFESRKRLLEVTRAKLSRGTAERPDFLQVESALLQTKANFQQAANELQQTWRELAVSLKLDEKWIEIAAEEIPLSFDKPYESALLLCADKTIEASSLERSIEVQSWKNKLQASEALHRAAQNAYSPQLDLEGEIGGSGALGTASERAESSINGSNPTWKIGLKLELPLEWSLEKAQIQRRATQQIYDQAMYDMAQSNHRTSWVNSCLKLKVLLESKSDLEKANLILSERVLLEERRFQIGLTNTFNVILAGDDKSNSDLILNQTSVALNQTAWQILKLNGMIESHLNEVIRKYGNFELSEIP
- a CDS encoding transposase, with protein sequence MIYPPSASNTTRKVPSRWGTQNLVDKFSQQTRWPNSKLGAGVKYMQKHWKGLTAFLRTQGPIDNNILEQQLLPLLNRKTSSSLKVNTGPSWATFFSQL
- a CDS encoding efflux RND transporter permease subunit is translated as MVSTIFPGASPDEVERLITNPLEMELKEVEGIKKINSVSMASTSNIILQLDPDQTTDMEAKADIQDVIDRFKDLPSQSERPVVSSLDGGSYPIIQVSLTGPLTPIDLRKYAREIERDLESLPDVAKVTPTGMQDLEIHVETDLRKLSEYRISFEEVIGALKSQNVSVPAGSIVNSMGEEILIRTVGDYDTVESVERTVVRANDLAHPIRIKDLAQVGFKLKTNDRFFRTNGKDAINLTVLKKSNADSIHLVEAIKEKVSELELKYKGTLNFRLLDDESVWIKMRLNTLSGNLLIGLVLVLLILSLLLPPSIAILVAVGIPFSFLGTMIVFYQMGYSLNLLSMLGLIIVVGMLVDDAVVVTENSMRLLEEGYSPEEAAIKGAQQVVGAVFGSVMTTVLAFMPLVFMSGIFGKFVKFIPVGVIVALLISLLQAYFILPNHFARWAYRPQDKKRKNIFEKIYEKMDRHWSTKVAPVYAQIVTVCIRFRYRVLAGVAILFLISLFTASKLKFVLFPSEGIEIFFITAEAPLGTELKKTSELIKPVESKLRELPSNEVENFTAQIGLQMKDPGDPNTKYGSHFGMLVVYLTPTGSRQRSASDIVEDLRIETKDIKGIKLGFEKVTPGPPVGKAVSVGVSGLEYSEILRLAELIKTDLSRVKGVTDLELNYQPGNKEILINVIPSEAAAAGLTVAGVGMSVRAAYEGIVSTSIKKLDEEIDIRVSLPDKDANDPSMMSRLLVSNARGGLIPLGRVAQFKEGQGIAAYVHEKNQREVKVLGEVDSEVTDATKVAEIVKSKISDYKKMFPGLGVSIGGENADTEESMKSLFRTFGLAIIGIFIILVLTFQRLSQPLLVGLTIPIGVMSVIYAFFIHNKPLSFMGLLGIVALAGVIVNNAIVLMDFVNILRAEGKEKLESIILASKMRLRPIFLTTVTTVAGVLPTAYGIGGTDDFVKPIALALGWGLLLGSVLVLVSFPSMIAVLDDVHELGSRFRSWRHRGQ
- a CDS encoding sodium-translocating pyrophosphatase, whose amino-acid sequence is MKLTWKPLFLFAVAVFALGSTGRAFGSEADLILPNLDVHFPLMGNLGGTQILVFGILVAVFGIIFGLREFFRIRNLPVHRSMLEVSNLIYETCKTYLFEQGKLLVVLEACIGVCIIGYFGFLMEVGFERVALILLWSVLGILGSLFVAWFGIRLNTYANSRTSFSSLAGKPYPVMDIPLRAGMSIGVVLICVELILMILILLLVSPEAAGSCFIGFAIGESLGASALRVCGGIFTKIADIGSDLMKIVFKIKEDDARNPGVIADCVGDNAGDSVGPTADGFETYGVTGVALISFIILAVGMQMSPEGARVLMGDGQTLQAKFIVWIFAMRVLMILTSIGSYWVTMAISKAKYYQSKHFDFEAPLTALVWVTSLLSIGVTYGVSYLMLGQLADELWWKLSTIISCGTLAAAVIPEVTKIFTSSKSKHVAEVVEASKEGGASLNVLSGIVAGNFSAFWKGLVIVALMFVAYLTSTMGLSQFMIHPAVFAFGLVAFGMLGMGPVTIAVDSYGPVTDNAQSVFELSQIEQIPGISKEIEKDFGFVPDFEQGKLYLEENDSAGNTFKATAKPVLIGTAVIGATTMIFSIILMLNLKLDLLDPLVLLGLISGGSVVYWFCGASTQAVVTGAYRAVEFIKKNIKLDSSVKKASVSDSKHVVRICTQYAQKGMVNIFGVIFFLTLSFAFFDPTFFASYLISIAVFGLFQAMFMANAGGAWDNAKKMVEVDLKQKGTELHAAAVVGDTVGDPFKDTASVALNPIIKFTTLFGLLAVEIAVKMKGGHGGLEGITGATEVSMSSLTTVPTMIALTFLVCGLFFVWRSFYGMRIKGN